The following are encoded in a window of Candidatus Sericytochromatia bacterium genomic DNA:
- the tatC gene encoding twin-arginine translocase subunit TatC — translation MSVFDHLEEMRWRIFKALLAVLVMAVAVFVNHAPVVRFLERPLHVPTGPMGFPPLDVVLIFTGPGEYFMAVMKLSLLGGLYLALPVLLYQILAFVGPGLLPTERRLAIPTVIGAFALFSLGMAFAYALLLPTGLQFLVGFAPPEVKPMLAIGQYLGFSGGLLFATGLAFELPLFLLAASVLGVVTSYSLATQRRSAFVTAFVLAALLTPSVDIFSQLALAVALYGLFEFSLLLIRLTGK, via the coding sequence ATGAGCGTATTCGACCATTTGGAGGAGATGCGCTGGCGTATCTTCAAGGCGCTGTTGGCGGTGCTGGTCATGGCCGTGGCGGTGTTCGTCAACCACGCCCCTGTGGTCCGTTTCCTCGAGCGCCCCTTGCACGTGCCCACGGGCCCCATGGGGTTCCCACCCCTGGACGTCGTGCTGATCTTTACGGGGCCTGGCGAGTACTTCATGGCCGTGATGAAGCTGTCCTTGCTGGGCGGCTTGTATCTGGCGCTGCCGGTTCTGCTCTACCAAATACTGGCCTTTGTGGGGCCTGGTTTGCTGCCAACGGAGCGACGCCTGGCCATCCCCACGGTGATCGGTGCCTTTGCGTTGTTCAGTCTGGGAATGGCCTTCGCCTACGCCCTGCTGTTGCCGACCGGGTTGCAGTTCCTGGTGGGCTTTGCGCCGCCAGAGGTGAAGCCGATGCTGGCCATCGGGCAGTATCTGGGATTCTCCGGGGGCCTGCTGTTCGCCACCGGCCTGGCGTTCGAGTTGCCGCTATTCCTGCTGGCTGCCTCGGTGCTGGGGGTTGTAACCAGTTATTCCCTGGCCACTCAGCGTCGCTCGGCCTTTGTCACGGCCTTCGTCTTGGCAGCCCTGCTGACCCCATCGGTGGACATTTTCAGTCAACTGGCGCTCGCTGTGGCCCTCTACGGGCTGTTTGAATTCAGCCTTTTGCTGATCCGCCTGACCGGAAAATGA
- a CDS encoding ABC transporter ATP-binding protein codes for MLATATPDHLEGHAAPPPLPLATPAETVRLLVGLLPQHVAALTLAALFVVLGTLTTAALVPLARAGATAFGQLSWQSLNGLVAGLIGLFALRSLCQFVQSILAHHVALAVTSALRERVTAHLLELEMRAFQRIRPSDVTTRLTDDLEQVRDALAAVLAEVIPSVLVIAYAIGTVTWMNWRLALASLLGAPLVSLAIARFGSRLHHLAAAGQARQAALAVETQEALQQLPLIRVFGHEGQRVLRLASASQAHRRALWRKALVLAAQSPTIAILQTSALAAVLWVGGREILHGRLEPADLLAFAAAIGIAVDPTLALSQTWSRVQMALASARRVAALQTWGPTMAWPEHSGPTLNLAGDLTCHHVSVTDSAPRPILQDISLRVRPGECLVITGPSGAGKSTLAALLVRLCDPSTGEVRLGSLALSAHAREDLRRAIAYVPQAPTLLAGSVAENLRLGKPEADLPSLRAACRIAQIDDFIDTLPHGYETRVGEGGLPLSGGQVQRLALARAQLVQPRIWVLDEATSALDPQLTTRLLDALLAQRDCMWVLVSHQPEVVWRADQVAVLEQGKLVQLGPPRNLVDQPGLFSELYRPSQFKDTQRMN; via the coding sequence ATGCTTGCAACCGCCACCCCGGACCACCTGGAGGGCCACGCCGCGCCCCCCCCTCTCCCCTTGGCCACGCCCGCCGAAACCGTGCGACTCCTGGTGGGCTTGCTGCCTCAGCATGTCGCTGCATTGACCCTGGCGGCGCTGTTCGTCGTGCTCGGAACGCTCACGACCGCCGCCCTGGTGCCGCTGGCGAGGGCGGGTGCCACGGCGTTTGGCCAGCTGAGCTGGCAGAGTCTGAATGGACTGGTGGCGGGATTGATCGGCCTGTTCGCCTTGCGAAGCCTGTGCCAATTCGTTCAGAGCATCCTCGCCCACCACGTGGCACTGGCGGTCACGAGCGCGCTGCGCGAGCGGGTGACCGCTCACCTGCTGGAACTGGAGATGAGGGCCTTCCAGCGGATCCGCCCGTCGGATGTGACCACCCGCCTGACGGATGATCTGGAGCAGGTTCGGGACGCCCTGGCCGCCGTTCTCGCGGAGGTCATTCCCAGTGTGCTGGTGATTGCCTATGCCATCGGCACCGTCACCTGGATGAATTGGCGTCTCGCCCTCGCCTCCCTGCTAGGCGCTCCGCTTGTCAGTCTGGCCATCGCGCGCTTCGGCAGCCGCCTGCACCACCTCGCAGCGGCAGGGCAGGCGCGCCAGGCTGCCCTGGCCGTCGAGACCCAGGAGGCCCTACAACAGCTCCCCTTGATCCGGGTGTTCGGACACGAAGGCCAGCGGGTGCTGCGTCTGGCCAGCGCCAGCCAGGCCCATCGGCGAGCCCTCTGGCGAAAGGCCCTGGTCCTGGCCGCACAGTCTCCGACGATCGCCATTCTGCAAACCAGCGCCCTCGCGGCCGTGCTCTGGGTCGGCGGGAGGGAAATCCTTCACGGCCGGCTTGAGCCGGCCGACCTGCTGGCCTTCGCCGCGGCCATCGGCATCGCCGTGGACCCCACCTTGGCCCTGAGCCAAACCTGGAGCCGGGTGCAGATGGCACTGGCCAGCGCTCGCCGCGTGGCAGCGCTGCAGACGTGGGGGCCCACCATGGCCTGGCCTGAACATTCGGGGCCGACGCTCAACCTCGCGGGAGATCTGACATGCCATCACGTCAGTGTGACGGACAGCGCTCCTCGCCCGATTCTTCAGGACATCTCCCTGCGGGTGCGGCCAGGGGAATGTCTCGTCATCACGGGACCCTCCGGTGCTGGCAAAAGCACCCTGGCCGCCTTGCTGGTGCGCCTGTGTGACCCGAGCACGGGCGAGGTTCGTCTGGGTTCGCTGGCCCTGAGCGCGCACGCCCGCGAAGATCTGCGCCGGGCGATCGCCTACGTCCCTCAAGCGCCCACCTTGCTGGCCGGCAGCGTGGCGGAAAACCTTCGCCTGGGCAAGCCAGAAGCAGACCTGCCGAGTTTGCGGGCCGCCTGTCGCATCGCGCAGATCGACGACTTCATCGACACCCTTCCACATGGCTATGAAACCCGTGTCGGGGAGGGAGGCCTGCCCCTTTCAGGGGGACAAGTTCAGCGCCTCGCGCTGGCCCGTGCGCAGCTCGTTCAACCGCGAATCTGGGTGCTGGATGAGGCCACCTCTGCGCTGGACCCCCAGCTGACGACCCGCCTGCTCGACGCCCTGCTGGCTCAGCGGGACTGTATGTGGGTGTTGGTCTCGCATCAGCCAGAGGTCGTCTGGCGCGCCGATCAGGTCGCGGTGCTGGAGCAAGGCAAGCTGGTTCAACTGGGGCCCCCGAGAAACCTGGTGGATCAGCCAGGCCTGTTTTCCGAGCTCTACCGCCCATCTCAATTCAAGGATACACAAAGGATGAATTAA
- the raiA gene encoding ribosome-associated translation inhibitor RaiA has product MDLVIKGKNLDVTESLREYAQQKVSRVGKYFDGIIDAQVELNVIKNKRVANNQIVQVTLHLRGGVIRAEEAKDNMYAAIDLVTDKLERQISRFKKTHGGKIERTRTSAGVLELEPVTVVSPEDFESESESPQIVRNKTFQIKPMQPEEAVLEMEMLGHDFFVFQHPDHGKVSIVYHRRDGHYGMIDAVTT; this is encoded by the coding sequence AGTATGCGCAGCAGAAGGTCAGTCGCGTCGGGAAGTATTTCGATGGGATCATCGATGCCCAGGTCGAACTGAATGTGATCAAGAACAAGCGCGTCGCCAACAACCAGATTGTCCAAGTGACGCTGCACCTGCGAGGCGGTGTGATCCGAGCGGAAGAGGCCAAGGACAACATGTACGCGGCCATCGATCTGGTCACGGACAAGCTGGAACGCCAGATTTCGCGATTCAAGAAAACGCACGGGGGCAAGATCGAGCGGACGCGCACCAGCGCGGGCGTGCTCGAACTGGAGCCGGTCACGGTGGTGTCGCCGGAGGACTTCGAATCTGAGAGCGAGAGCCCCCAGATCGTCCGGAACAAGACCTTTCAAATCAAGCCGATGCAACCCGAAGAGGCTGTTCTCGAGATGGAAATGCTCGGTCACGACTTCTTCGTGTTCCAGCATCCGGACCACGGCAAGGTCTCCATCGTGTACCATCGCCGAGATGGTCACTACGGGATGATCGACGCGGTGACCACCTGA
- a CDS encoding tetratricopeptide repeat protein — translation MKQEASFLLLRDLRVVATLHPGLDAVLPDDLADLWEACERDPAAFAAELPDPFSLVEVKGTLPGEETLEGGEQALERRWFYLFHNGEVVGLLDAFFSEGEFAFLLNEHHSLARMPEPLAALWRSQNGDLSAFLQVLENDERRYNYMEALPDESEEAIAAEFASDRAEIALHWERGLAMRDRYLFLRALRELEVAAALCDKYAMVNLLAELCNEMGNILIAFEDYDAAVEVMEEGLAYESSDVVCHIRLLTNLSQAYELAGKRKKALDTIETALRNIPENIYDSLLAGLYSQAASLYNHDGNYERAIQLFKLASYLADNSSTVSVPERAMFHNNLGMAYLEHGDRQLALEQLRQAVDLQPDESVYQENLARCRHEEE, via the coding sequence GTGAAGCAAGAAGCGTCTTTTTTGTTGCTGCGGGATCTCCGCGTGGTGGCGACTCTGCATCCCGGCCTGGACGCGGTATTGCCTGACGACCTGGCAGATTTGTGGGAAGCGTGCGAGCGAGACCCGGCCGCCTTTGCCGCGGAATTGCCCGACCCCTTCAGCCTGGTCGAGGTGAAAGGCACCCTGCCGGGTGAGGAAACCCTGGAGGGCGGCGAACAGGCATTGGAACGACGCTGGTTTTACCTCTTCCACAATGGCGAGGTGGTGGGCCTGCTGGATGCCTTTTTCTCCGAAGGAGAGTTTGCTTTCCTGCTCAACGAGCACCACTCGCTCGCGCGGATGCCGGAGCCCCTGGCCGCCCTGTGGCGGAGCCAGAATGGTGACCTGTCTGCCTTTTTGCAGGTGCTCGAAAACGACGAACGGCGCTACAACTACATGGAGGCGCTGCCTGACGAGAGTGAAGAGGCGATCGCCGCCGAGTTCGCATCGGACCGGGCGGAGATTGCGCTGCACTGGGAGCGGGGGCTGGCCATGCGCGATCGCTACCTGTTCCTGCGCGCCTTGCGCGAACTCGAGGTAGCCGCCGCCTTGTGTGACAAGTATGCGATGGTCAATTTGCTGGCCGAGCTGTGTAACGAGATGGGCAACATCCTTATCGCGTTCGAGGACTACGACGCCGCCGTGGAGGTGATGGAAGAGGGGTTGGCCTATGAGAGCTCGGATGTGGTCTGTCACATTCGCTTGCTGACCAACCTGAGCCAGGCATACGAGCTGGCCGGCAAGCGTAAAAAGGCGCTGGATACCATCGAGACGGCTCTGCGGAACATCCCCGAAAACATTTACGACAGCCTGTTGGCTGGTCTCTACAGTCAAGCTGCCTCGCTATACAACCACGATGGCAACTACGAACGGGCCATCCAGCTGTTCAAGCTCGCGTCGTATCTGGCGGACAACTCCTCCACGGTCAGCGTGCCGGAGCGTGCCATGTTTCACAACAACTTGGGCATGGCCTATCTGGAGCATGGGGACCGCCAGCTGGCGCTGGAACAACTTCGCCAGGCCGTGGATCTGCAGCCGGATGAATCCGTGTACCAGGAAAACCTGGCGCGTTGCCGCCATGAGGAAGAATGA